Proteins encoded together in one Argiope bruennichi chromosome 1, qqArgBrue1.1, whole genome shotgun sequence window:
- the LOC129974781 gene encoding uncharacterized protein LOC129974781 — translation MYISSIAATVGDVSSNRKIRSGDLLVEVSSKKQAQQIIKIKALATYPVTVSPHFSLNYTKGVITCGELFNVPLEEITKELKPQGVTQVRQINIRRDGQIQPTKHYILTFHSTKLPEFIYAGYLKLPVRPYIPNPLRCFQCQRFGHSKVNCRGTLTCARCAEKGHESQQCHAEEKCVNCGGNHASYSRSCERWQLEKEITTIKIKENISYPESRRKIIASTPKPGLSYASAVQNSFCENCSCSNCTKKGIKTKTQAKVSDSDTEASLTSTPDHSKTIKLKPKPKPNKSLKLKLSKRGLATKDLASKLKKTTLRSSVALGLADKRCRS, via the exons ATGTATATCTCAT CTATTGCAGCAACTGTCGGAGACGTGTCTTCAAACCGAAAAATTCGTTCGGGCGATTTGCTGGTAGAGGTCAGTTCTAAAAAGCAGGCAcagcaaatcattaaaataaaagctctAGCTACATATCCTGTGACAGTTAGTCCTCACTTTTCCTTAAATTATACAAAAGGAGTAATTACATGCGGGGAATTGTTCAATGTCCCTCTTGAAGAAATAACAAAAGAGCTTAAACCTCAAGGAGTCACACAGGTACGTCAAATCAATATTCGACGGGATGGTCAAATTCAACCAACTAAACATTATATTCTAACCTTCCATAGTACCAAATTACCAGAATTCATATATGCAGGATATTTAAAATTGCCAGTTAGACCGTACATACCTAATCCGTTGAGATGTTTTCAATGTCAGCGTTTTGGGCATTCCaaagttaattgccgcgggaccCTAACgtgcgcccgctgtgcagaaaaAGGCCACGAAAGCCAACAATGCCACGCAGAAGAAAAATGCGTGAACTGCGGCGGAAATCATGCATCGTATTCCCGTTCTTGTGAACGCTGGCAACtcgaaaaagaaattacaaccattaaaataaaagaaaatatttcctatcCAGAATCTAGACGGAAAATTATAGCATCGACTCCAAAACCTGGTTTAAGTTATGCATCTGCTGTGCAAAACTCCTTTTGTGAAAACTGCTCTTGTTCAAACTGTACAAAAAAAGGCATCAAAACAAAAACACAGGCAAAAGTGTCGGATTCTGACACTGAAGCTTCCCTGACTAGTACTCCTGATCATAGTAAAACTATTAAACTTAAACCAAAACCGAAACCAAATAAATCCCTCAAGCTAAAACTGTCCAAACGTGGCCTGGCTACTAAAGATCTCGCCAGTAAACTTAAAAAAACGACTTTAAGAAGTTCTGTTGCTCTGGGACTTGCAGATAAAAGGTGTCGctcataa